TCCTCCAGCCTTTTGATGGGAACAAATTCAACTTCACTAAAGTTGGGCAAGAAGAAGTACTCTTCCAGTTAGAAGCAAGTGATGATGGTGAAGTCCAGTTCTTCCCAAATGCGCCCGTTGATGTTGAGAATTCTCCAAGTGTTGTTGCCATCAATGTATGTCATTACTCtgatactttctttttcttcgttCCGTGAGAGTTGCTCGAGCAAGCATGAAGTTAGATAACTTATGTCGTGTATACAATTTAACAGGTGAGTCCAATAGAATACGGGCATGTGCTTCTGATCCCTCGTGTTCTGGAGTGCCTGCCACAAAGGATTGACCATGACAGCTTCTTGCTTGCCCTTCACATGGCGGCAGAAGCTGGGAATCCTTACTTCAGGCTGGGTTTCAACAGTTTGGGTGCATTTGCCACCATCAACCACCTTCACTTCCAGGTTTCTACTAATAAAATTTGCTGACTCCATGAgcttcaataaatatttagacAATTATTTCTCAAACAATTAGCTATCGCTTGATGTTGGAAATGCAAATTAATCATTTTGGTGGGACAGGCTTACTACTTGGCTGTGTCCTTTCCTATCGAGAAGGCTCCCACCGAGAAGATCACCACTTTGGATGGTGGGGTGAAGATCTCCAAGCTGTTAAATTATCCAGTTAGAGGTCTCGTCTTTGAAGGTGGATATACTGTGGAAGACTTGTCAAACACCGTATCTGATGCCTGCATTTGCCTTCAAGCTAACAACATACCTTATAATGTTCTCATTGCTGATTGTGGAAGGCGAGTCTTCCTCCTCCCACAGGTAAATTGTTTCAAAATGTTAGTTCTTCATGTGATGttctataaaataaatgctTGTTTGGTTACTTTTTAGATATCAACAGTTAGCTTAATTGATCTGCCCAATCTGATGAACAGTGTTATGCTGAGAAACAAGCTCTTGGGGAAGTGAGTGCAGAGCTTCTTGACACGCAAGTGAACCCAGCTGTGTGGGAGATTAGCGGGCACATGGTTTTAAAGAGGAAGAAGGACTATGAAGAGGCATCTGAGGAAAATGCATGGAGGCTGCTTGCAGAGGTCTCCCTATCTGAAGCGAGGTTTGAAGAAGTGTATGCTCTTATTTTTGAAGCCATTGTGTGTGTCGACAATGGGAAAGGAGATGCTTCTGAAAGCTCACTGGAGGAGCCGGATGTCAATCCTCAACCACTTGAGGAAGTGGATGCCATCAACAACAA
This Carya illinoinensis cultivar Pawnee chromosome 11, C.illinoinensisPawnee_v1, whole genome shotgun sequence DNA region includes the following protein-coding sequences:
- the LOC122280369 gene encoding GDP-L-galactose phosphorylase 2-like, with translation MLRIKRVPTVVSNYQKEEAEDVARRGGGCGRNCLNKCCIQGAKLPLYAFKKLNKIASDKGLAGHESGKPPVAFLDSLLLGEWEDRMQRGLFRYDVTACETKVIPGNYGFIAQLNEGRHLKKRPTEFRVDKVLQPFDGNKFNFTKVGQEEVLFQLEASDDGEVQFFPNAPVDVENSPSVVAINVSPIEYGHVLLIPRVLECLPQRIDHDSFLLALHMAAEAGNPYFRLGFNSLGAFATINHLHFQAYYLAVSFPIEKAPTEKITTLDGGVKISKLLNYPVRGLVFEGGYTVEDLSNTVSDACICLQANNIPYNVLIADCGRRVFLLPQCYAEKQALGEVSAELLDTQVNPAVWEISGHMVLKRKKDYEEASEENAWRLLAEVSLSEARFEEVYALIFEAIVCVDNGKGDASESSLEEPDVNPQPLEEVDAINNNSRHNMVTGTQECIVMH